In the Candidatus Poribacteria bacterium genome, one interval contains:
- the deoC gene encoding deoxyribose-phosphate aldolase, whose amino-acid sequence MSFHLVKCYHHGALGTGALDLCTTTVGFPHGSHVTRIKVAEAKEALDDGTEELDMVVNVGKVLSGDWDYVRSDIKAVVDLAHERGKIIKVIFENCYLEDKHKIKLCEICGEVEADFVKTSTGYGEGGATIHDLKLMIEHTPPHVKVKAAGGIRTLDKLLEVRALGVARIGASRTVDILDECKRRLNSMRLSSARS is encoded by the coding sequence TTGTCTTTCCATCTTGTCAAATGTTATCATCATGGCGCGCTTGGAACGGGGGCTCTTGATCTCTGCACCACCACGGTCGGCTTCCCCCACGGCTCACATGTGACTAGGATCAAGGTGGCGGAGGCCAAGGAGGCGCTCGATGACGGTACTGAGGAGCTGGATATGGTGGTCAACGTCGGCAAAGTTCTCAGCGGGGATTGGGACTACGTGAGGTCGGATATCAAAGCGGTGGTCGATCTGGCTCATGAAAGGGGGAAGATCATCAAGGTCATATTTGAAAACTGTTATCTTGAGGACAAGCATAAGATCAAGCTTTGTGAGATATGCGGTGAGGTGGAAGCCGATTTCGTGAAGACCTCCACCGGCTATGGGGAGGGAGGGGCGACGATTCACGATTTGAAGCTGATGATCGAGCATACCCCGCCGCACGTGAAGGTCAAAGCCGCGGGAGGGATCCGGACGCTGGACAAGCTGCTTGAGGTTCGAGCGCTTGGAGTGGCGCGCATCGGCGCAAGCCGAACCGTCGACATACTGGATGAGTGCAAGAGGCGGCTAAACAGTATGAGACTCTCAAGTGCAAGGAGTTAG
- a CDS encoding type II toxin-antitoxin system Phd/YefM family antitoxin gives MEIIPVSNFKATCLSLLSKVKQTGKPILVTCKGEPIALITPLPSPPKLPSWLGEITGDILSPALEEGRWEILSR, from the coding sequence GTGGAAATTATTCCCGTGTCCAACTTCAAAGCAACGTGCCTCTCACTGCTTTCCAAAGTCAAACAAACCGGGAAACCCATCTTGGTCACCTGCAAGGGGGAACCGATAGCTTTGATCACGCCGCTTCCTTCACCTCCAAAACTTCCATCCTGGTTAGGTGAGATCACGGGTGATATACTCAGTCCAGCTCTGGAGGAAGGAAGATGGGAAATTCTGAGCCGTTGA